Genomic DNA from Theobroma cacao cultivar B97-61/B2 chromosome 3, Criollo_cocoa_genome_V2, whole genome shotgun sequence:
GTCATTGATCAGACACATCTGGATTCTCCAAACGAATGTGTGTTAGAAGCGTACatacttaaaaataatgttatttagatatatttaaataaaattttattttttattatatttaattaaaatttttaatttttattctgaaataaataattttttgattaattattattaataaaaatatcatgtattattttatatctgTATGATACTAGCATGATATTGatgtaaaaagtaaaatataacataagATCATTTTATCGTATTAAATTAACATATCACatcattatcaattataatatgtcaacatgttataattattaattatgatatgttagtATATCACGATAACGTTATGTAatataaatgataaataatatttgaattaaattaattataaattataaaaaaatatttaatttaaaataaaaatataagtgcttattgaattttttcgAAAAACTTAAGGgtcttttaaataatatatttattatttaattaatgaaaaaagaattttgagtTTGGCTGGGCTTGACTTAAAAGTCAAGACCTCAGCCCAAGCCTGGCGTGAAATTGGTTGACTACGGGCCAAGTTGTTAGCCCGGCCTAATAACTCGTATATCTCCCGCTTTCACTGTCTGTTTCAGTTCTTCCAACTCCTAAACAGGAAAAGGGGAAGCAGAGGGTGAATGGGGGTGAAGAATTTGTGGGATATTTTGGAATCATGCAAGAAAACTTTGCCTCTTCATTATCTCCAGAACAAAAGGGTATGCGTAGATCTGTCTTGTTGGATGGTTCAGCTTCAAAACGTTAATAAATCTCATTGTCCCATGAACGACAAGCTGTATCTCAAGGGTCTCTTTCACCGTCTCAGGGCTCTCATTGCCTTGAATTGTAGCCTTATTTTTGTCACTGGTAAATTCCTATTCTCTTCAGACTTTGATTCTAGTGAAATAGAATATATGTCTTCTTTCACAGTTGGAGACTTTTTGTAAATGGCAGCTTTCTAAAGGCTTTTTGAAGTTGGGGTTTTTACTGAGATACGGGTTTGCTGAGAATTTTGAATTTGTAATGTGAACGTTTAAATGTAGTGGCTGTTGCTTTTATTTTCTGAGGCAGTGGtcaaatgaataatgagacCATAAATTTTCGAACTTCTCATgctttatcaaaatttatacaattgttttgattttttagttTAGATAAATGGTGAAAGTTTAATTCATTCTTTGGCATCTGGTAGATGGTTCAATTCCTGCCATCAAATTAGCTACATACAGGCGGCGCTTAAACTCAGGAAGTGAGGTAGAGAATCTGGTATGTCAGTTTTCACCGTATTTCATATCTCTCTTCTAAACCATTTCTGTTGCTATCTTTTCTCAAGAAGGTTTTCTTTTTACCAACTTAAGTAGTCGTTTAAGGCAGGCTACTCAAGAGGGGAAAAATTCACAGAAGTTGTCTTCACTTAGAAGGAATATGGGCTCTGAATTTTCATGCATGATCAAAGAAGCAAAAGTCCTTGGATTAGCACTTGGGATTACGTGCTTAGATGGGTAATTTCCCATATTTTATGTAATTCAATATCTTTTGATAATGAACCCAGGACTAATTGATCcatctcttcttcttcccatgaATTCAGGATTGAGGAAGCTGAAGCACAATGTGCATTATTAAACATAGAATCCTTATGTGTAAGtagttctttttttcttggtgAGTACAATTGAAACACTATGATAAGGCACTCCCTTCATTTAGTTACTTTACTATCATCAGGATGGGTGTTTCTCTTCTGATTCAGATATCTTTCTTTTCGGCGCAAGAACAGTGTACAGAGACATTTGCCTTGGTGAGTGTGTGGGtaatatttttccttcttgaGTTGTTTTACGGTATCATTCTGTAAGTATTAATCTCTCTAaccatttcattttttgaatTAGGGGAAGGAGGTCATGTTGTTTGTTATGAAATGGCTGATATAGAGCAAAAACTTGGATTTGGAAGGAACTCCTTGGTAATTTTCATCTTGGCTTCTGTCATGCACTAATAGTTAATTCTACTAAGTTTGCTAACTCATAATTCTGGGACTTTCAGATTTCTCTGGCCCTTCTTCTTGGCAGTGATTACTCTCAGGGTGTTCATGGTCTGGGTCCGGTATGTTTCAATAACAAATGCTTCTAATCTCCTGGTCAGTTGTTTTTGCTTATTGAACATGACACCTGTCCTCCTTGCTAATATAGGGGTCAGCATGCCAGCTTGTTAAATCAGTTGGAGACCATGATATTCTTCAAAAAGTTGCATCAGAAGGACTGTCTTTTGCGAGGAACACAAAAAGTTCAAGGAAACAGGGTCAAGACAAGTGCAATGACAAGACAACCACATTGCATCATGAAGTGAGCATGAATGGTGAATAAAGAAACCTTCCACTATTACATATTAGGTTATTACTAGCTTGTGTAGatattgtttccaaattttatCAAGTTAAGGCTCCCTGGACAAAATGATCGAGCTAAAAGGGGAAGGGCCCTTTGCGAATAGCACTAGAATCAGAAAAATGCTTATTATATTGTGAGATGACTTCTATAAAGCACCTTAGTCCTATTAGTAAATATATCCTTATTTGTGAGAAGGTTTTGATTTCGTAGGAGAAAACAGCACTTGACCTATATAGCCTGATAGTGACTCAGACTACTATTCACAAGGATGCTGGTTGAGTGCTATTTAAACTTTAAGCTTGACATGGGTCGAGTAACATGTGCTCAGACTGATATAGCTAGTTATTCATAGAAGTCACCAATTTCAAATTGTTTTGACTTTTCAAATGGTTGTGATAGGAAGCAATCATAATTTACAAAGAGATAATCAGTATTTGCAAGTGGTGGAAGCATATATGAAGCCCAAGTGCCACTCAGCAGATTCTGATGTAGTCAATAGGTAAAGTTATATACAACAGTtctttttgtataattttttttaaatagtttctGCTAGTGGCAAAGCTTATACCAATACAATGCACTTGTTGCAAAAAGCAGTTTTactatattcttttatttacaACTTTGTGTTTTCTGTATTCTATCTCTCTACACCCTGtctcaaaaaatttacatGCATACGAAAAGGATGAAATGAAGTTGATATTGACATGTGTGTGCACAGGGACATCTGCATGTTTGATGTAATCATGGATGGATGGGTGGGTGAGTGGagtttttcttatatttccTAGGGAAGAATAAATGGATTGATGGTCCAGCATAAGCATAAACTTAACATTGCCTCTCTCTAGTGTTAAGAACGTCTGACCTTTTCCTAGAAAAGAAATGGTGTTTAATAACTATCCCTAGGGccttatttttatttggttgattCTGTGTTAGTGTACATGTAGACCTTTCCAAAATGTTGGGATAGTTAAGGATAAATCTTTAAGTGAAATATAGTTTCAGCTATTTAAGAGAACTGGGGTAATTTTGAAGCAAGGTCTGATTGTGTTTATACATGTGCTTCTGCTTATTTACTTCAATTGCTTTACTGAGAAAGGTTATCCTTGATTCTTAGTGGAAATCGAAATCTCCAAACATCTAAACTGAAAACTGAGTAGCCTACCTTAAGATGACTGATTGTTTGGATTGGGTCTAGTCAGCAGTTCTTTCGTTTTAGAAGCCAGCCTGTGAAGTTTTTTTAAACTGATTTATTCTTGTAGGGTTCTTGTGCAGCATCCATTTCAGCGCGAGCTACTTCAACAGCTATGTGCTCAGTACTTTGAGTGGCCTCCTGAGAAAACAGGTACTTTGTTCAAAAATTCACCAACTACATGTGCAAAAGCACTTTGCATACAATATTTGCTATATGTTCATGAATGCATGCATACTTAGAAGTTAATATGCAGTTTGCACCAGTCATCTCATAGTGTATCAATTGCTCAGATGAATACATCCTTCCTAAGATTGCTGAAAGAGATTTACGACGGTTTGCCAAGTTGCGGTCAGCTTCGTCTCAATTGGGTGTTAACATTCCATTGAAGGAGGTATTATTACCATTTTACATCTTTATACAAATTCATTCTTGAACTTCTGCAAACCACCATTCTTGTTTGACTTGCTGCTTTTGAAAGATTTATTGCTTCTGAAGGACCTTTATTGGTCATTCATGTTGTGAACAAGCAATTGCTAGTGTCATTTTGAAAGTGTTCTAATTAGAAGAGTGTGTTTGGAGTTACTAATGATGTCAATGGACCTTTATGCTCTCCAATTCACTTTTAAAAGCTAATGATTTTGGATTCTAGTTACTAAGGAAATGGAGTGGACAAAGTGTTGAAGTACTTAAGTTACCTGTAAGCCTCCAGCTTGTGGTGTGATAATCAGAATATGTATCATAATCTCTTCTTGCGGTTTTGTACCATAAAGATTCTGTAGAGTACTAGAGTAGCATTTAAATCTCCATTGAGAAATCTGTATGATGTTGTTGATGTGGATCTTTAAAGTCTAGTATACCATTGGTAAACTTTCCCATTACAGATACCAGTCAAGTGTCCTGTATCAGTAATTATTAAGCACCGAAAAGTTCATGGAGAAGAATGTTTCGAGGTGTCGTGGGAAGAGCTAGATGGAATCAAAACCTCTGTAATTTCAGCAGATCTCATAAAGAGGTATGTTGCTGTTATCATTTGCTTATCAGTATGTGTTGATGTTAAGGTGGTACACAGGAAGCTAAagttttttatgtttttcattcaattttcttaaaatctCTGCACAAAAAACAgttagaaaggaaaaagccaGGGGTAAAATTAATGTTTCAGAATAATGCCTTGAAAAAATATCCACAGAAGATTACTATGAATAACTGAGTGAATTTTGAGACCCTTTACTGTTTCTCACTTTGATCACTGCATCCTGCTATCCCAACAAAATGGCCTTTTATATGTTATCTAATCTAACCTTTTAATAGCTCTCtcttccttgatttcttcaaatATTTGGCAGCATTCTTACTTTTCTTCATCCTCCCTCCCGATCTGTTGTTTGGTCATTGAGGTATATTGTaaataaatgatttatttCCTGTTCTCCCACAGTGCTTGTCCTGAAAAGATCACTGAGTTTGTTGACAGAAGAGCTCTAGAGAAGAAACATCACCGTAAATCAAGACCAAAGAAATCAGAACAAAAATGTTCTGTGGCAGAAATAGATCTGAAACTCCAAGATCTGTTGCTTGACATCGAGTTAGGAAGCAAGTCCATTCCCATTGCTTCAAGAGAAGTTATATCAGGCAAAATGACCATGGCAACTGAGGGTAATTTCGTAAACCTAGATCCTGAGGTTATTTTGGAGTCAGAAGGCAATGCTGATTGCAAAGCTGTAAGGTTATGCCCACAAACTGGTATGACTGCTCCAAAGCATGAAGTTATTGATCTTTCGAGCCCCTCTCCGCAAGTGCAGTCCCAGAATGTTCCCAGATGCACTGACGTTAGTGTAATTGATTTGAGTGACTCAGAAACTGAGAGGTCACCTGAACATGTGAAGAAAGCAAGAGAGCTTAGATTGTTTCTGGCCAGTATTCGAGATGACATTCATTGAATGAGCCACTTAGGACTCTGTAGATAGACAACTCTGACGCATGCTTTTTGTTGTAATATGCCAGAGGTGCTTCTCTGTTGTTTAACGTTTGTCTTCTACCGTGTGTTATTAATGTGAATCTTGTTTGTcgtggaaaatattttatggttatGGACCTTGCTACGGCACAAAGTTTTATAGCCGTGGAAAATGATCACACAGTCTTGTAGTCCGTCGAATTGCCTAATCTATTTGTTTTAGGGTAATCAAGGTTTCTGAAAcattatataagaaaaagagaagtgaGAGCTCGTAGTTCTCTTATCCATTTTGAAGGC
This window encodes:
- the LOC18605548 gene encoding flap endonuclease GEN-like 2 isoform X1 — its product is MGVKNLWDILESCKKTLPLHYLQNKRVCVDLSCWMVQLQNVNKSHCPMNDKLYLKGLFHRLRALIALNCSLIFVTDGSIPAIKLATYRRRLNSGSEVENLATQEGKNSQKLSSLRRNMGSEFSCMIKEAKVLGLALGITCLDGIEEAEAQCALLNIESLCDGCFSSDSDIFLFGARTVYRDICLGEGGHVVCYEMADIEQKLGFGRNSLISLALLLGSDYSQGVHGLGPGSACQLVKSVGDHDILQKVASEGLSFARNTKSSRKQGQDKCNDKTTTLHHEVSMNGSNHNLQRDNQYLQVVEAYMKPKCHSADSDVVNRVLVQHPFQRELLQQLCAQYFEWPPEKTDEYILPKIAERDLRRFAKLRSASSQLGVNIPLKEIPVKCPVSVIIKHRKVHGEECFEVSWEELDGIKTSVISADLIKSACPEKITEFVDRRALEKKHHRKSRPKKSEQKCSVAEIDLKLQDLLLDIELGSKSIPIASREVISGKMTMATEGNFVNLDPEVILESEGNADCKAVRLCPQTGMTAPKHEVIDLSSPSPQVQSQNVPRCTDVSVIDLSDSETERSPEHVKKARELRLFLASIRDDIH
- the LOC18605548 gene encoding flap endonuclease GEN-like 2 isoform X2; this encodes MGVKNLWDILESCKKTLPLHYLQNKRVCVDLSCWMVQLQNVNKSHCPMNDKLYLKGLFHRLRALIALNCSLIFVTDGSIPAIKLATYRRRLNSGSEVENLATQEGKNSQKLSSLRRNMGSEFSCMIKEAKVLGLALGITCLDGIEEAEAQCALLNIESLCVSSSFFLDIFLFGARTVYRDICLGEGGHVVCYEMADIEQKLGFGRNSLISLALLLGSDYSQGVHGLGPGSACQLVKSVGDHDILQKVASEGLSFARNTKSSRKQGQDKCNDKTTTLHHEVSMNGSNHNLQRDNQYLQVVEAYMKPKCHSADSDVVNRVLVQHPFQRELLQQLCAQYFEWPPEKTDEYILPKIAERDLRRFAKLRSASSQLGVNIPLKEIPVKCPVSVIIKHRKVHGEECFEVSWEELDGIKTSVISADLIKSACPEKITEFVDRRALEKKHHRKSRPKKSEQKCSVAEIDLKLQDLLLDIELGSKSIPIASREVISGKMTMATEGNFVNLDPEVILESEGNADCKAVRLCPQTGMTAPKHEVIDLSSPSPQVQSQNVPRCTDVSVIDLSDSETERSPEHVKKARELRLFLASIRDDIH
- the LOC18605548 gene encoding flap endonuclease GEN-like 2 isoform X3, whose amino-acid sequence is MGSEFSCMIKEAKVLGLALGITCLDGIEEAEAQCALLNIESLCDGCFSSDSDIFLFGARTVYRDICLGEGGHVVCYEMADIEQKLGFGRNSLISLALLLGSDYSQGVHGLGPGSACQLVKSVGDHDILQKVASEGLSFARNTKSSRKQGQDKCNDKTTTLHHEVSMNGSNHNLQRDNQYLQVVEAYMKPKCHSADSDVVNRVLVQHPFQRELLQQLCAQYFEWPPEKTDEYILPKIAERDLRRFAKLRSASSQLGVNIPLKEIPVKCPVSVIIKHRKVHGEECFEVSWEELDGIKTSVISADLIKSACPEKITEFVDRRALEKKHHRKSRPKKSEQKCSVAEIDLKLQDLLLDIELGSKSIPIASREVISGKMTMATEGNFVNLDPEVILESEGNADCKAVRLCPQTGMTAPKHEVIDLSSPSPQVQSQNVPRCTDVSVIDLSDSETERSPEHVKKARELRLFLASIRDDIH